A single genomic interval of Cupriavidus necator harbors:
- a CDS encoding helix-turn-helix domain-containing protein, translating to MMASLNLTSPEPGNDGLFRTRLAGHHARTSEAFSALRDQLGFLSSAPHGEAGLYGGSVPVSDDPEEGKWELISIRDEILLVVSDGYLTRQHSESVLPEGYIEFHFMVAGPVSVEFSEAGRIEVTSPNLTVVHQGDDMHYQVSCGPGLWRSVGLYISREYFHSFLRASMGVDGPLWHQLQKLRNEQVFCHQMPVNPEVLTAVKQLLENPYEGYRRLLFAQAKAYEVMCASLDLWQAYLESHHTAEVFSSRDLRLIEKARDLLVGDLRHMMTIPELARAVGTNTSKLKRGFKFLYGMTVFECGHRARMDRALEMLGNQRLSVNEVAFAVGYQHQTSFTASFRDYFGFAPKDARRMADLRNVRARSSSAPGVTAGEDL from the coding sequence ATGATGGCCAGTCTGAATCTTACGTCGCCGGAGCCGGGAAACGATGGCTTGTTCCGTACGCGCCTGGCTGGCCATCACGCTCGTACCAGCGAGGCATTCAGTGCGCTTCGCGATCAGCTGGGGTTTTTGTCTTCCGCTCCGCACGGAGAGGCCGGCCTGTATGGTGGATCCGTTCCGGTCTCTGACGACCCCGAAGAAGGGAAGTGGGAGCTGATCAGCATCCGGGATGAGATCCTCCTGGTGGTCTCGGATGGCTACCTTACCCGGCAGCATAGTGAGAGCGTGCTGCCCGAGGGCTATATCGAATTCCATTTCATGGTCGCCGGTCCGGTGAGCGTTGAGTTCTCCGAGGCCGGAAGGATCGAAGTCACTTCGCCGAACCTCACTGTGGTGCATCAGGGCGATGACATGCATTACCAGGTGTCGTGCGGCCCGGGCCTCTGGCGCTCCGTTGGCCTCTATATCAGCCGTGAATACTTCCACAGTTTTCTGCGGGCCTCCATGGGTGTTGATGGCCCCCTTTGGCACCAATTGCAGAAGCTGCGAAATGAGCAAGTGTTTTGCCACCAGATGCCGGTCAATCCCGAGGTGCTGACCGCTGTCAAGCAACTGCTGGAGAATCCGTACGAAGGCTATCGGCGGCTGCTCTTCGCTCAGGCCAAGGCATACGAGGTGATGTGCGCATCATTGGATCTGTGGCAGGCCTATCTCGAAAGCCACCATACCGCCGAGGTGTTCTCTTCGCGCGACCTGCGCCTGATTGAGAAGGCGCGAGATCTTCTTGTCGGCGACCTTCGGCACATGATGACGATCCCGGAGCTGGCGCGCGCCGTGGGGACCAACACATCCAAACTCAAGCGCGGCTTCAAGTTTCTCTACGGTATGACAGTGTTTGAATGCGGCCATCGGGCGCGCATGGACAGGGCACTGGAGATGCTGGGGAACCAACGCCTGAGTGTCAACGAGGTGGCGTTCGCAGTGGGCTATCAGCACCAGACGAGTTTCACGGCGTCTTTCCGCGATTACTTCGGCTTCGCTCCCAAGGATGCCAGGCGGATGGCCGACCTGCGCAACGTCCGGGCCCGTTCCTCATCCGCGCCGGGCGTTACCGCAGGAGAAGACCTGTAA
- a CDS encoding ABC transporter permease: MNLFDTFLNLVPMGLMQGLIYALIAIAVMIPFRILNFADMTGEGTLAFGACVTAKCLSVGLEPVSSLLIGAAAGFLGGSATAYIHEKVKVNTLLCGILVLSMLYSIDIRVMGQPNTALFTFPNLFQYLPGDDGTLTSRIALLAVVDIALIALIFWFLGTQHGMAMRSLGSSVAMAKAQGINIKVYVLVGLGLANLIAALGGGLLAQNQGFADVNMGFGTLINGLASLLLGEAIIGNRTILRQVAAPVLGSVVYFQLISIVLAFGFQPSDLKMVTAVFVLITLLILAKRKPGKSRKVAQERLARAA; this comes from the coding sequence ATGAACCTGTTCGATACATTCCTCAACCTGGTGCCAATGGGCCTGATGCAAGGGCTCATCTACGCCCTGATTGCCATTGCGGTGATGATCCCGTTCCGGATCCTGAATTTCGCAGATATGACAGGTGAAGGGACCCTTGCCTTTGGTGCATGCGTGACGGCGAAATGCCTGAGCGTCGGACTGGAACCCGTGTCGTCGCTACTCATCGGTGCCGCGGCAGGCTTCCTGGGGGGAAGCGCCACTGCGTATATTCATGAGAAGGTGAAGGTGAATACGCTCTTGTGCGGCATCCTGGTGTTGTCCATGCTGTATTCGATTGACATCCGGGTCATGGGCCAGCCGAACACCGCTTTGTTCACGTTCCCAAATCTCTTCCAGTACCTGCCCGGTGACGACGGAACCCTGACAAGCCGAATTGCATTGCTTGCCGTAGTGGATATCGCATTGATCGCATTGATCTTCTGGTTCCTGGGGACACAGCACGGGATGGCCATGCGGTCGCTTGGCTCCAGTGTTGCGATGGCCAAGGCGCAGGGCATCAATATCAAGGTCTATGTGCTGGTAGGGCTCGGGTTGGCAAACCTTATCGCAGCGCTCGGAGGCGGTCTGCTGGCGCAGAACCAGGGTTTCGCCGACGTCAACATGGGCTTCGGCACGCTGATCAACGGGCTGGCATCGCTGCTGCTCGGTGAGGCGATCATCGGGAACCGGACGATCCTGCGGCAGGTGGCGGCGCCGGTGTTGGGCTCGGTTGTGTATTTTCAACTGATCTCGATCGTCTTGGCCTTCGGCTTCCAGCCGTCGGATCTGAAAATGGTAACTGCGGTTTTTGTGCTGATCACACTTCTTATCCTTGCCAAGCGCAAACCAGGAAAGTCACGCAAGGTGGCGCAGGAGCGCCTTGCACGGGCTGCCTGA
- a CDS encoding aldehyde dehydrogenase family protein, producing the protein MAVIKVRNPRTGELDYEFIPADASTVSHAVARARDAQREWYEKGLEHRIQALSSWARALESKADAITGALTVDTARARISREELGAVIHFIHGYSEAAPEVLAQPFRKFRNNSDVVFKTTLVPYPVVGVISPWNFPLVLSFIDAIPALLAGAAVVIKPSEVTPRFVEPLRASIEGVPELQGVITLLQGAAETGRALLAEVDAIVFTGSVGTGRKIAVAAAERFIPAFLELGGKDAAVVLAGSDLERAATSILRSAIYNTGQVCYAIERVYVDESIHEAFVQELVRQVQTLRRSSAATDGGHYGPFIHAAQAEIVRAQLQDAVVRGARIVTGGAVENVGGAVWLDPTIVVDVDHSMDLMTQETFGPVVPVMRFSSEDEAVRLANDSIYGLSGAVFGPDTHTAGDFATKMEAGGVSINDTELQRGMMFDGEKTAFKFSGMGGSRYGATSILRYVRKRALIANEGGIKPLDELSESL; encoded by the coding sequence ATGGCAGTGATCAAAGTAAGGAACCCCCGTACCGGCGAACTGGATTACGAATTCATCCCTGCGGATGCAAGTACGGTAAGCCACGCGGTAGCGCGGGCAAGGGACGCGCAACGGGAGTGGTACGAAAAAGGGCTTGAACACCGTATTCAAGCGCTGTCGTCCTGGGCCAGGGCTTTGGAAAGCAAGGCGGACGCCATCACCGGTGCTCTGACAGTTGATACCGCTCGCGCCAGAATCTCCCGGGAAGAACTCGGTGCTGTTATCCATTTCATTCATGGGTATTCCGAAGCTGCACCGGAAGTCCTCGCTCAGCCATTCCGCAAGTTCCGCAATAACAGCGATGTCGTGTTCAAGACGACCCTGGTCCCATATCCGGTTGTCGGCGTCATCAGTCCGTGGAACTTCCCTTTGGTGCTTTCCTTCATCGATGCCATCCCCGCATTGCTCGCCGGTGCCGCGGTAGTCATCAAGCCAAGCGAGGTGACGCCCCGCTTCGTGGAGCCGTTGCGTGCGTCGATTGAAGGCGTGCCTGAGTTGCAGGGCGTGATCACGCTGCTCCAGGGCGCAGCGGAAACGGGTCGGGCCTTGCTTGCGGAAGTCGACGCCATTGTCTTTACCGGAAGCGTGGGGACCGGACGCAAGATCGCGGTTGCCGCCGCGGAGCGGTTCATCCCGGCATTCCTTGAGCTTGGCGGCAAGGACGCGGCAGTGGTGCTGGCCGGCTCAGATCTCGAACGTGCCGCCACCAGCATCCTCCGGAGTGCCATCTATAACACCGGGCAGGTTTGCTACGCAATCGAGCGGGTCTACGTGGACGAGTCCATCCATGAGGCTTTCGTGCAGGAACTGGTCCGACAGGTTCAGACGCTTCGCCGCAGTTCGGCAGCCACGGACGGGGGTCACTACGGGCCCTTCATTCATGCCGCCCAAGCGGAAATTGTCCGGGCACAGTTGCAAGACGCAGTCGTCAGGGGTGCCCGCATCGTTACCGGCGGTGCGGTGGAGAATGTCGGCGGTGCGGTGTGGCTCGACCCGACCATCGTGGTCGATGTGGACCACTCAATGGACCTGATGACGCAGGAAACGTTCGGCCCCGTGGTGCCGGTCATGCGCTTCTCCAGCGAAGATGAGGCAGTGCGCCTTGCGAATGATTCCATCTATGGCCTCAGCGGTGCAGTCTTTGGTCCGGATACGCATACCGCCGGCGATTTCGCGACGAAGATGGAAGCCGGTGGTGTCAGCATCAATGACACGGAACTGCAACGCGGCATGATGTTCGACGGGGAGAAGACGGCCTTCAAGTTCTCTGGCATGGGTGGCTCGCGCTACGGTGCGACGAGCATCCTGCGCTATGTCCGCAAACGTGCGCTCATCGCGAACGAAGGCGGTATCAAGCCACTGGACGAGCTCTCGGAATCCCTCTGA
- a CDS encoding UbiD family decarboxylase: MSRLQARGDLAIVEREVDPRFEAAAVARQLQRVSNQAVLFKNVRGSALPVVMNLYSDHERLREMIRCGTRTFCERLDEEIEVAATLQTYAEEDTQPERLRSGKLSDLPILTYHERDGAPYITSGVFLARDPDTGVPNLSFHRSMVISDNELRIRLGSSHDLARYQAAAERQGKALEAAILIGAPPEVFMSACVSLPPQANELALASAMRGGPLRTRRCQTIDLSVPAATDIVIEGRILPNVRRPEGPFGEFMGYYVDVGDNHVFEVTHVAWRTGAIFQGLICGSDEDLRPLEAATAARIYRAIKGQVPGIIDVSCKPTVMNTVIKLRKQYEGHAQHALLAAMGAHLDYNKLCIVVDEDVDIYNLDEVIWAFVTRGRADTRTMVLNNVPGFYRDPHKDHWGRLAIDATKPWGREAEFERKRIPGEVEIELGKYLPAFASEVR, from the coding sequence TTGAGCCGTCTGCAAGCACGCGGCGACCTGGCAATTGTGGAGCGCGAAGTCGATCCCCGTTTCGAAGCGGCTGCGGTCGCGCGGCAACTGCAACGTGTCTCGAACCAGGCCGTGCTCTTCAAGAACGTGCGTGGCTCCGCACTTCCGGTTGTCATGAACCTGTATAGCGACCATGAGCGGCTGCGCGAGATGATTCGTTGCGGTACGCGCACCTTCTGCGAGCGGCTGGACGAGGAAATTGAAGTCGCTGCCACGCTTCAAACCTATGCGGAAGAGGATACTCAGCCCGAGCGCCTCCGGAGCGGGAAGCTCAGCGACCTGCCGATCCTGACTTACCACGAGCGGGACGGCGCCCCGTACATTACGTCCGGCGTGTTTCTCGCACGTGACCCTGACACAGGCGTGCCTAACCTGTCGTTCCATCGCTCAATGGTAATTTCCGATAATGAACTACGAATTCGGCTGGGAAGCTCACACGATCTCGCCCGCTATCAGGCAGCTGCCGAACGCCAGGGAAAGGCGCTGGAAGCCGCCATTCTGATCGGCGCCCCTCCCGAAGTCTTCATGTCGGCCTGCGTCTCGCTGCCGCCCCAGGCAAACGAGCTGGCACTGGCCTCCGCGATGCGAGGCGGCCCTTTGCGCACACGCCGGTGCCAGACCATCGATCTTTCCGTTCCCGCCGCGACCGACATCGTGATTGAAGGCCGGATCCTCCCAAACGTGCGCCGCCCGGAAGGTCCTTTCGGCGAATTCATGGGCTATTACGTCGATGTGGGTGACAACCACGTATTCGAAGTCACGCACGTCGCCTGGCGCACCGGAGCAATCTTCCAGGGCCTGATCTGCGGCTCTGACGAAGACCTGCGGCCGCTCGAGGCCGCCACCGCCGCGCGCATCTATCGCGCCATCAAGGGACAGGTACCGGGCATCATCGATGTGTCCTGCAAGCCCACGGTGATGAACACCGTCATCAAGCTCCGGAAGCAGTACGAGGGGCACGCACAGCATGCGCTGCTCGCGGCAATGGGCGCGCATCTTGACTACAACAAGCTTTGCATCGTGGTTGACGAAGATGTCGACATCTACAACCTGGATGAAGTGATCTGGGCTTTCGTGACGCGGGGGCGTGCAGACACCCGAACCATGGTGCTGAACAATGTCCCGGGCTTCTACCGCGATCCGCACAAAGATCACTGGGGCCGCCTTGCCATTGATGCGACTAAACCATGGGGACGCGAAGCGGAGTTTGAACGAAAGCGCATTCCAGGCGAAGTGGAAATTGAACTTGGCAAGTATCTGCCCGCTTTTGCGTCGGAGGTGCGCTGA
- a CDS encoding ABC transporter ATP-binding protein, whose protein sequence is MLQVECLHKTFHAGTADERVAIDGVSLELNQGDFVVVVGGNGAGKSTLLSMLAGEVLPDSGSIRVNGVNVTPLGTHLRAKYIARVFQDPSIGTAAALNIEENLAVAALRGQRRTFGRGLTSAQAREFQQRLGTFGLGLENRMKAQAGLLSGGQRQALSLLMAVLREPQLLLLDEHTAALDPRTAEAVMRVTSQVVDQAGLTTLMVTHNMHHALQYGNRLIMMRHGAVVADLSLEQKRRMTVEKLIAAFDDENPSLRMVSA, encoded by the coding sequence ATGTTGCAAGTCGAATGTTTGCACAAGACCTTCCATGCCGGCACAGCTGACGAACGGGTTGCGATCGACGGCGTTTCCCTCGAACTGAACCAGGGCGATTTCGTGGTGGTGGTAGGAGGGAATGGGGCAGGAAAATCGACGCTGCTCAGCATGCTCGCCGGTGAAGTCCTGCCGGATTCGGGAAGCATCCGCGTCAACGGCGTGAATGTGACCCCGCTCGGCACGCACCTGCGCGCAAAGTACATCGCCAGAGTCTTTCAGGATCCGTCGATCGGTACTGCCGCGGCGCTCAATATCGAAGAGAACCTTGCTGTTGCCGCCTTGCGCGGGCAGCGCAGGACCTTCGGCCGTGGCCTGACCTCGGCGCAGGCTCGCGAGTTTCAGCAGAGGCTCGGCACCTTCGGCCTGGGCCTGGAAAATCGGATGAAGGCACAGGCAGGCCTGCTCTCAGGCGGACAGCGCCAGGCGCTTTCGCTGCTGATGGCGGTCCTCCGTGAGCCTCAGTTGCTGCTGCTGGATGAACATACCGCGGCGCTGGACCCGCGGACCGCCGAAGCCGTGATGCGAGTGACTTCGCAAGTGGTTGACCAGGCCGGGCTGACTACGCTGATGGTCACCCACAACATGCACCATGCATTGCAGTATGGAAACCGGCTAATCATGATGCGGCATGGCGCTGTTGTTGCCGACTTGTCCCTGGAGCAGAAACGGCGCATGACAGTTGAAAAGCTGATTGCCGCTTTCGACGACGAGAACCCCTCCCTTCGCATGGTGAGCGCATGA
- a CDS encoding UbiX family flavin prenyltransferase produces the protein MSKDRTRIVVGISGATGAIYGVRLLEALRLLDVETHLVVSASGWLTLRQECSIDRHAAQSLADVAYDIRDIGAALASGSFRHQGMVVAPCSMRTLAAVAHGFNDNLLTRAADVTLKERRTLVLLARETPLTLAHLRNMTAAAEMGAVIMPPVPAFYALPKTLDELIRYTVWRVLDQLGLASESAYQRWEGMRTHVRSVRAQSDDLSVLHV, from the coding sequence ATGAGCAAGGACCGCACCCGCATAGTCGTTGGCATCAGCGGTGCCACCGGTGCCATCTACGGTGTCCGGCTGCTGGAAGCCTTGCGGCTGCTCGATGTCGAAACCCATCTGGTGGTGTCGGCGTCAGGCTGGCTGACCTTGCGGCAGGAATGCAGCATAGACAGGCACGCAGCACAATCGCTCGCCGATGTAGCCTACGACATCCGAGACATTGGTGCCGCCCTGGCAAGCGGATCCTTTCGGCACCAGGGCATGGTCGTGGCGCCTTGCTCCATGCGAACATTGGCCGCGGTCGCCCACGGGTTCAACGACAATCTGCTGACCCGCGCTGCCGACGTAACCCTGAAAGAGCGGCGGACATTGGTGCTCCTCGCACGGGAAACGCCACTGACTCTGGCTCATCTCCGAAACATGACTGCAGCAGCTGAGATGGGCGCCGTCATCATGCCCCCGGTGCCGGCCTTCTATGCCCTGCCCAAGACGCTCGATGAGCTGATTCGCTATACCGTATGGCGGGTACTGGACCAGTTAGGTCTCGCTTCGGAATCCGCCTACCAACGTTGGGAAGGTATGCGGACACATGTGCGATCGGTGCGCGCACAATCTGATGACCTCAGCGTGCTGCACGTCTAG
- a CDS encoding ABC transporter substrate-binding protein has protein sequence MPRHKRFLLHTLSCVSVVGAVLGLVPAVHAQTVIGIANLGPHPSISQTIAGFKEEMARSGYVEGKNTTYVYGDANFTQALMPQMLTQIASRKPAVILTLTTSVSQTALSAVADRKLPMVFAMVTDPVAAGLVEGWDHGSSRFVGASDIQDFDAVLVFAKKLFPNAKSFGTLYNPGEANDVTTTRKLEEASRRAGLTFKAISVDTTADIPQRAEMLRGTDFMYATGSNLVQSAMPAVASVTNRLKVPILSSETEFVKSGIAAANYAVSLRSIGVNAATLATRVLKGTAPAALPVLTPSPNDYVSTINTTKFKQLGLTIPPAMESCQCFIN, from the coding sequence ATGCCCCGTCACAAGAGATTCCTGCTGCATACCTTATCCTGCGTCTCCGTTGTTGGTGCCGTGCTGGGTCTCGTGCCCGCTGTCCATGCGCAAACCGTGATCGGGATTGCCAACCTTGGCCCACACCCATCCATCTCGCAAACTATTGCCGGATTCAAGGAGGAAATGGCGCGCAGCGGCTACGTGGAAGGTAAGAACACCACTTATGTCTACGGGGACGCAAACTTCACGCAAGCCTTGATGCCCCAGATGCTTACGCAGATTGCGTCGAGGAAGCCCGCCGTTATTCTCACGCTGACTACATCGGTCTCGCAGACGGCGCTATCTGCCGTGGCCGACCGAAAACTTCCCATGGTATTCGCCATGGTGACCGACCCGGTTGCCGCAGGATTGGTTGAAGGATGGGACCATGGCAGCAGTCGCTTTGTAGGGGCTTCGGATATCCAGGATTTTGACGCGGTCCTGGTCTTCGCCAAGAAGCTGTTTCCGAACGCCAAGTCATTCGGCACCCTGTACAACCCTGGCGAAGCGAATGACGTGACCACTACCCGCAAGCTCGAGGAGGCATCCAGGCGGGCAGGGCTGACATTCAAGGCGATCAGTGTCGATACTACCGCTGATATCCCTCAGCGAGCAGAGATGCTGCGCGGCACCGATTTTATGTACGCGACTGGCTCAAATCTTGTGCAGTCAGCAATGCCGGCGGTGGCCTCTGTGACGAACCGGCTGAAAGTGCCGATCCTGAGCTCGGAAACAGAGTTTGTGAAGAGCGGCATCGCGGCAGCGAACTATGCCGTTTCGCTCCGCTCCATTGGCGTCAATGCCGCGACCCTGGCAACGCGCGTGCTCAAGGGTACGGCGCCGGCCGCGCTTCCCGTGCTGACGCCCTCGCCCAACGACTACGTTTCCACCATCAATACCACCAAGTTCAAGCAACTCGGGCTGACCATTCCGCCCGCGATGGAGTCATGCCAATGCTTTATCAACTAG
- a CDS encoding porin, giving the protein MAATILSGCAESALAQSSVTLYGFLYSGVRYVNNSGGHHVTGLATGPSRWGLKGHEDLGSGLRGLFTLESGFDMSTGNSRQGGRLFGRQAYVGLSDRSAGTVTLGRQYDLVAEWIAPFTPPGKWNGYMAHVGDNDNTNWQFRINNAVKYVTPNFGGFQAGAMYGFGEVAGDSHRNSTMSFGVTYAGGRFRAAAAYLHIDNPASAVPEGNWNTILFPAVSATSPLQPNRIAPSSMSVAALAGQYDLDKLKLAVSFTQSRYKDLGDAADGLTNGDVRFNNIDVNGSYSVAPAWQLGLGYTYTAGKVQPTGFTPKYHQVNAVSNYFLSKRTILQAAVAYQRAAGDAQNAYLLFGSSGASSTSGQLMLLAGIFHVF; this is encoded by the coding sequence TTGGCGGCCACCATCCTGAGCGGATGCGCGGAAAGCGCGCTCGCCCAGAGCAGCGTCACGCTTTATGGCTTCCTCTATAGCGGGGTGCGATATGTCAACAACAGCGGTGGCCATCACGTGACGGGATTGGCAACCGGCCCATCGCGATGGGGCCTGAAAGGCCACGAAGACCTGGGGTCCGGATTGCGCGGCCTGTTTACGCTTGAGAGCGGCTTCGACATGAGCACGGGAAACTCACGGCAGGGTGGCAGGCTGTTTGGCCGCCAGGCGTATGTCGGGCTCTCTGACCGTTCGGCGGGTACCGTGACACTTGGGCGCCAGTACGACCTGGTAGCGGAGTGGATCGCGCCGTTCACCCCACCTGGCAAGTGGAATGGCTATATGGCGCACGTCGGCGACAATGACAATACGAACTGGCAGTTCCGCATCAACAATGCGGTCAAGTACGTGACGCCAAACTTCGGCGGCTTCCAGGCCGGCGCCATGTATGGTTTTGGCGAAGTTGCAGGCGACAGCCACCGCAATTCGACCATGAGCTTTGGCGTTACCTACGCCGGCGGCCGTTTTCGCGCCGCCGCCGCTTACTTGCACATCGATAATCCTGCAAGTGCAGTTCCGGAGGGCAACTGGAATACCATCCTTTTCCCGGCCGTTTCAGCCACGTCGCCACTGCAGCCGAATCGCATCGCCCCGTCGAGCATGTCGGTTGCCGCGCTTGCAGGCCAGTACGATCTCGACAAACTCAAGCTCGCCGTGTCATTTACCCAGAGCCGCTACAAGGACTTGGGCGATGCCGCGGACGGGCTTACCAACGGTGATGTGCGTTTCAACAATATCGACGTCAATGGCTCCTACAGCGTCGCGCCCGCCTGGCAGCTCGGCCTGGGGTACACGTACACAGCCGGGAAGGTGCAACCGACCGGATTCACGCCGAAATATCACCAGGTCAATGCGGTAAGCAATTATTTCCTCTCCAAGCGAACCATTCTCCAGGCCGCCGTTGCGTACCAACGCGCAGCGGGGGACGCACAGAACGCCTACTTGCTGTTCGGCAGCAGCGGCGCGTCCAGCACAAGCGGGCAGCTCATGTTGCTGGCGGGTATTTTCCACGTCTTCTAA
- a CDS encoding ABC transporter substrate-binding protein — translation MLTRFKTAGVAMAGLALAAATLAAPSGAAETAAKGGPQGNTVIGIANFGPHPALDQSVSGFKEEMRKHGYVEGRNTTYVYSDANFTPAMIPQILGQIEAKRPAVILTVTTPVSQAALSSITDKSLPMVFCLISDPVAAGLVPNWRQGSARFVGSASAMDYDAVLSFAKRMFPGARRFGVLYSPGEANDVVAIKAIEAASARQGLTLRSISVDASMDVPQRTQMLSDVDFVYAIGSNLVQSSMPAVASVTDRYKIPILSAETELIKKSGVVAVAYSASYAAQGAQAAQLAAKILDGKRPSELAPVKPGPEDYTTLISRKKLTQLGRPIPASMESCNCFVD, via the coding sequence ATGTTGACAAGATTCAAGACGGCGGGCGTCGCCATGGCGGGCCTGGCGCTGGCGGCTGCCACGCTGGCCGCGCCCAGTGGCGCGGCCGAGACGGCCGCGAAAGGCGGCCCCCAAGGCAATACCGTTATCGGCATCGCCAACTTTGGTCCGCATCCCGCGCTGGATCAGAGCGTTTCCGGCTTCAAGGAGGAAATGCGCAAGCATGGCTACGTGGAAGGAAGGAACACAACGTACGTCTACAGCGACGCGAATTTCACGCCCGCGATGATCCCCCAGATCCTCGGGCAGATCGAGGCGAAGAGGCCGGCGGTGATCCTGACAGTCACAACCCCGGTTTCCCAGGCAGCGCTGTCGAGTATCACGGACAAGTCTCTGCCGATGGTGTTCTGTCTGATCAGCGATCCGGTGGCGGCTGGTCTCGTGCCCAACTGGCGCCAGGGTAGCGCGCGCTTCGTCGGATCGGCCAGTGCAATGGACTATGACGCCGTGCTGAGCTTCGCAAAGCGCATGTTCCCCGGCGCCAGGCGGTTCGGCGTGCTGTACTCCCCAGGGGAGGCAAACGATGTGGTGGCAATCAAGGCGATCGAAGCGGCGTCGGCGCGGCAAGGCTTGACCCTGCGTAGTATTAGTGTCGATGCCTCGATGGACGTGCCGCAGCGGACGCAGATGCTGTCGGACGTCGATTTCGTCTATGCCATCGGCTCTAATCTCGTGCAGTCGTCCATGCCGGCCGTGGCCTCCGTTACCGACCGCTACAAGATTCCTATCCTGAGCGCGGAGACAGAACTCATCAAGAAAAGCGGGGTGGTGGCAGTCGCTTACTCCGCCTCGTATGCAGCGCAGGGTGCGCAGGCAGCCCAACTGGCAGCAAAGATCCTGGATGGCAAGCGGCCCTCTGAGCTGGCGCCCGTCAAGCCGGGCCCCGAGGACTACACGACATTAATCAGCCGAAAGAAGCTCACGCAGCTGGGACGGCCGATTCCTGCGAGCATGGAGTCATGCAATTGCTTCGTTGATTGA